Proteins from a single region of Acidimicrobiia bacterium:
- a CDS encoding glutathione peroxidase yields the protein MTTLNDFTASSLTGQEVNLSDYRGKAVLVVNTASTCGLTPQYAGLEKLYEQYEEQGLVVLGFPCNQFARQEAGDAEEIKEFCQINYGVTFPMFAKIEVNGSGTHPLFQWLRQAKSGVFGNRIKWNFTKFLIGRDGHVIKRYAPNTPPEKIKDDIEAALKTG from the coding sequence GTGACCACCCTGAACGACTTCACCGCCTCATCTCTCACTGGACAGGAAGTCAACCTCTCCGACTATCGGGGCAAGGCCGTGTTGGTGGTAAACACGGCCTCCACCTGCGGCCTCACCCCGCAGTACGCCGGCCTCGAAAAACTGTACGAGCAGTACGAGGAACAGGGCCTGGTGGTGCTCGGCTTCCCGTGCAACCAGTTCGCTCGTCAAGAAGCCGGCGATGCCGAGGAGATCAAGGAGTTCTGCCAGATCAACTACGGCGTGACGTTCCCCATGTTCGCCAAGATCGAGGTGAACGGATCTGGCACCCACCCCCTGTTCCAGTGGCTGCGCCAGGCCAAGAGCGGCGTGTTCGGTAACCGCATCAAATGGAACTTCACCAAATTTCTCATCGGCCGTGATGGCCATGTGATCAAGCGTTACGCCCCCAACACCCCGCCGGAAAAAATCAAAGACGACATCGAAGCGGCCCTCAAGACGGGGTGA
- a CDS encoding dihydrodipicolinate reductase — protein MIDTVVWGTGNVGRAAIRAVVAHPGLRLSAVVVHNPEKVGRDAGELAGMDEVLGVVATDDATAVLEAGPRAVVYAASGDVRPDDALADVACALRAGAVVVTPAIYALYDPRSAPSEVRDPVIEAAEQGGSALFVSGIDPGWGNDILPLFVAGLGSTITQIRCQEIFDYSSYDQPNSVRYLVGMGQPMDYQPPMVAPTIPTMVWGGQVRLMARALGMELDEIRETLERRPLEHMVTNVMGDFEAGTQGALRFEVQGIVGGRPVIIIEHVTRISPTCATDWPMPPDGGDGAHRIIIEGQPHIEVTVEATDEGGNRAAGGNATAVGRLVNAIPFLRAAEPGLYDALDVPLLPPSGRF, from the coding sequence ATGATCGATACGGTGGTATGGGGGACCGGCAACGTGGGGCGGGCGGCTATTCGTGCCGTGGTGGCTCACCCGGGACTTCGGCTCAGCGCGGTAGTGGTGCACAACCCCGAGAAGGTTGGCCGCGACGCGGGGGAACTGGCCGGGATGGATGAGGTCCTGGGGGTGGTGGCGACCGACGACGCAACGGCGGTACTGGAGGCGGGTCCGAGGGCGGTGGTCTACGCCGCGTCGGGCGACGTCCGGCCCGACGACGCGCTGGCCGATGTCGCCTGCGCCCTGCGGGCCGGGGCCGTGGTGGTCACCCCCGCGATCTATGCGCTCTACGACCCGCGCTCGGCACCCAGCGAGGTGCGCGATCCGGTGATCGAGGCCGCTGAGCAAGGAGGTTCGGCCTTGTTCGTGTCGGGCATCGACCCGGGCTGGGGCAACGACATCCTCCCCCTGTTCGTGGCTGGCCTTGGGTCCACTATCACCCAGATCCGCTGCCAGGAGATCTTCGATTATTCCTCCTACGACCAGCCGAATTCGGTGCGTTACCTCGTGGGCATGGGCCAGCCAATGGATTACCAACCGCCCATGGTGGCCCCCACCATCCCCACCATGGTGTGGGGCGGGCAAGTGCGGCTCATGGCCCGCGCTCTCGGCATGGAACTCGACGAGATCCGCGAGACCCTCGAACGTCGACCGCTCGAGCACATGGTCACCAATGTGATGGGCGATTTCGAGGCGGGTACCCAAGGGGCTCTGCGCTTTGAGGTGCAGGGCATCGTGGGAGGTCGGCCGGTGATCATCATCGAGCACGTCACGCGCATCAGCCCGACCTGCGCCACCGACTGGCCGATGCCGCCCGACGGCGGCGACGGTGCCCACCGGATCATCATCGAGGGCCAACCTCACATTGAAGTGACAGTCGAGGCCACCGACGAGGGCGGCAACCGGGCGGCGGGTGGCAACGCCACGGCGGTGGGACGACTGGTGAATGCCATCCCGTTCCTGCGAGCGGCCGAGCCGGGATTGTACGACGCCCTCGACGTGCCCTTGCTCCCACCCTCAGGCCGGTTCTGA
- a CDS encoding apocarotenoid-15,15'-oxygenase: MASILRNTVASTLPADDQHPYRSGAWRPNVREWDADDLEVEGELPADLSGVYLRNTENPVHPAIGAYHPFDGDGMLHQIAFHDGAASYRNRFVRTDGFLAEQEAAESLWTGMLDTPEHSKREDGWGARGRMKDASSTDVVVHNGQALTSFWQCGDLYALDPRTLEQHGKATWASSFPSPTGISAHPKVDERTGELLVFGYGKEHPYLHLGIVNAKGALERSIDVELPGPRLPHDMAFTEHYAILNDLPLFWDPELLAGGIHLPRFFPDVPSRFALVRRDGTGPVRWFEADPTYVLHWINAYEDGDEVVLDGFFQHDPSPRKRGAVDPHLASVYRYLDIHQLQTRPHRWRFNLVTGETREESLSDQIMEFGMINAQRAGRPYRYTYSVTGEPGWFLFNGLVKHDLHTGAEQSYAFGDGVFGSETPFAPRPGGTAEDDGYLVTFTTDVGRDLSECLVFDAADITTGPIARVRLPERISSGTHSCWTPESSLPPD; this comes from the coding sequence GTGGCCTCGATCCTGCGGAACACCGTTGCGTCCACCCTGCCGGCCGACGACCAGCACCCGTATCGGAGCGGGGCGTGGCGGCCGAACGTGCGGGAGTGGGACGCGGATGACCTCGAAGTGGAAGGGGAGCTCCCGGCCGATCTCTCCGGGGTGTACCTCCGCAACACCGAGAACCCGGTGCATCCCGCCATCGGGGCGTACCACCCCTTCGACGGCGACGGCATGCTCCATCAGATCGCCTTTCACGACGGGGCGGCCAGCTACCGCAACCGCTTCGTGCGCACCGACGGGTTCCTCGCCGAGCAGGAGGCGGCCGAGTCGCTCTGGACCGGCATGCTCGACACCCCGGAGCACTCCAAGCGGGAAGACGGTTGGGGCGCCCGGGGCCGCATGAAGGACGCCTCCAGCACCGACGTCGTGGTGCACAACGGCCAGGCCCTCACCAGCTTCTGGCAGTGCGGCGACCTCTATGCCCTCGATCCGCGCACGCTCGAGCAGCACGGCAAGGCCACCTGGGCGAGCAGCTTCCCGTCACCCACCGGGATCTCCGCCCATCCCAAGGTGGACGAGCGCACCGGCGAACTGCTCGTGTTCGGCTACGGCAAGGAGCACCCCTACCTGCACCTCGGGATCGTGAACGCGAAGGGCGCACTGGAACGATCCATCGATGTAGAGCTCCCCGGCCCGCGCCTCCCGCACGACATGGCCTTCACCGAGCACTACGCCATCCTCAACGACCTGCCTCTCTTCTGGGACCCGGAACTGCTGGCGGGCGGGATCCATCTCCCGCGCTTCTTCCCCGACGTGCCCAGCCGCTTCGCTCTCGTGCGGCGCGACGGCACCGGCCCCGTGCGCTGGTTCGAGGCCGACCCCACCTACGTCCTCCACTGGATCAACGCCTACGAAGACGGCGACGAAGTGGTGCTCGACGGCTTCTTCCAGCACGACCCCTCCCCGCGCAAGCGCGGGGCCGTCGATCCCCACCTGGCGTCGGTGTACCGCTACCTCGACATCCACCAACTCCAAACTCGTCCTCATCGGTGGCGGTTCAACCTCGTCACCGGCGAAACCCGCGAGGAGTCATTGTCGGATCAGATCATGGAGTTCGGAATGATCAACGCACAGCGCGCTGGTCGGCCATACCGCTACACCTACAGCGTCACCGGCGAGCCGGGTTGGTTCCTGTTCAACGGCCTCGTGAAGCACGACCTGCACACCGGTGCCGAGCAGTCCTACGCCTTTGGCGATGGCGTGTTCGGCAGCGAAACCCCCTTCGCTCCCCGCCCCGGCGGCACCGCCGAGGACGATGGTTACCTCGTGACCTTCACCACCGATGTGGGCCGTGATCTCAGCGAGTGCCTCGTGTTCGACGCCGCCGACATCACGACCGGCCCCATCGCCCGTGTGCGCCTCCCCGAGCGCATCAGCTCCGGGACCCACTCCTGCTGGACACCCGAGTCCTCCCTGCCGCCCGACTGA
- a CDS encoding thiolase domain-containing protein (Catalyzes the synthesis of acetoacetyl coenzyme A from two molecules of acetyl coenzyme A. It can also act as a thiolase, catalyzing the reverse reaction and generating two-carbon units from the four-carbon product of fatty acid oxidation): MSIDVFILGGYQTDFARNYAKEGLEISDLVADAVAGTLADAQVAPSTIETIHVGNAFGQLFNGQGHLGAMPATVAPDLWGIPAARHEAACASGGIAVLAAMAEIEAGRYDCALVLGAEQERNVPGDQAAGHLGAAAWVGHEGTEAKFMWPHMFNLLADEYDHRYGIDDRHLAAIAELNFRNAKDNPNAQTRAWSHTPESFTADEDLNPVIDGRIRRTDCSQVTDGGAGVVLAGRRTAEAWAVTQGRDLDDVPRLLGWGHRTVGLPYAEKVRRSANHPYVLPHVRRAITDAFGRAGVADVSGIDAIETHDCFTPSEYAAIDHFGITPPGQSWQAIEDGTLERDGATPMNPSGGLIGGGHPVGTTGVRMVVDAARQTSGRAGATQVDGARRVATLNIGGSTTTTVTFVVGVGA; the protein is encoded by the coding sequence ATGAGCATCGACGTGTTTATTCTCGGCGGCTATCAAACCGACTTTGCCCGCAACTACGCCAAAGAGGGCCTGGAAATCAGCGACCTCGTGGCTGATGCCGTGGCCGGCACCCTCGCCGATGCCCAGGTTGCGCCGTCCACGATCGAAACGATCCACGTGGGCAACGCCTTCGGACAACTCTTCAACGGACAGGGCCATCTCGGGGCCATGCCCGCCACGGTTGCCCCCGACCTCTGGGGTATCCCCGCCGCCCGCCACGAAGCCGCCTGTGCCTCGGGCGGCATTGCCGTGCTGGCGGCGATGGCGGAAATCGAGGCCGGCCGCTACGACTGCGCGCTGGTGCTCGGCGCCGAGCAGGAACGCAACGTGCCCGGCGACCAAGCGGCTGGGCACCTCGGGGCAGCCGCCTGGGTGGGCCACGAGGGCACCGAGGCCAAGTTCATGTGGCCGCACATGTTCAACCTGCTCGCCGATGAGTACGACCATCGCTACGGGATCGACGACCGGCACCTCGCCGCCATCGCCGAGCTCAACTTCCGCAACGCCAAGGACAACCCCAACGCGCAGACGCGGGCGTGGTCGCACACGCCCGAGAGCTTTACCGCCGATGAAGACCTCAACCCAGTGATCGACGGCCGCATCCGCCGCACCGATTGCAGCCAGGTCACCGACGGCGGCGCCGGCGTGGTGTTGGCGGGGCGTCGCACCGCGGAGGCGTGGGCCGTCACCCAAGGTCGCGACCTCGACGACGTTCCCCGGCTCCTCGGTTGGGGCCACCGGACCGTGGGTTTGCCCTATGCGGAGAAGGTACGGCGCTCGGCGAACCACCCCTACGTCCTCCCGCATGTGCGCCGGGCCATCACCGACGCGTTCGGGCGCGCCGGGGTGGCCGACGTGTCGGGGATCGATGCCATCGAGACCCATGACTGCTTCACCCCCTCGGAGTACGCCGCCATCGACCACTTCGGCATCACCCCACCCGGACAAAGTTGGCAGGCCATCGAAGACGGCACCCTCGAACGCGACGGGGCCACCCCGATGAACCCATCGGGCGGGCTGATCGGCGGCGGCCACCCCGTGGGCACCACCGGTGTGCGCATGGTGGTCGATGCGGCCCGCCAGACCAGCGGGAGGGCGGGAGCCACCCAGGTTGACGGCGCTCGACGGGTGGCCACCCTCAACATCGGTGGGTCCACCACCACCACGGTGACCTTCGTCGTGGGAGTAGGGGCCTAA
- a CDS encoding ferredoxin: MRVKIDEASCQGHGRCYALAPALFEPDEIGNASVLGDGIVPAAEEDRARRAVANCPEHAIAIDANT; encoded by the coding sequence ATGCGAGTGAAGATTGACGAAGCCTCCTGCCAGGGCCACGGCCGCTGCTACGCACTGGCGCCGGCGTTGTTCGAGCCCGACGAGATCGGTAACGCCTCCGTCCTCGGTGACGGCATCGTGCCCGCCGCCGAAGAAGATCGGGCGCGCCGGGCGGTCGCCAACTGCCCGGAGCATGCCATCGCGATCGACGCGAACACCTGA
- a CDS encoding cytochrome P450, which yields MPSRSTRTPEMTTDHPPVEDWAVDFDHTDERYAANPFLIWDEIRSSACPIARTERYGGAWLPTRHADVSAIAYDTDHFSSRSILMSAVRPPLEAAPMGIAPPISSDPPFHGGARRVLLPAFSPQAVGKLEASTRAYCDELIDAMRGREVVDAATDYAQNIPVRVIATMLGFPLGDDDRFREFVVEVIEGVDLPPEARMDSMVALYDYLRAQIEDHTAHPRDDLTSFLLNAEIDGERLGFEHVGRTIALLLLAGIDTTWSAIGASLFHLASTPGDRDRLVAEPELVPTAVEELLRAYAPVTMARLVTEDIDFNGCPMKAEDWVLLPFPAANRDPEFLADAAQVVIDREVNRHSAFGLGIHRCAGSHLARMELRVALEAWLDAFPTFTLADAEAVRWSGGQVRGPRRLPIAIG from the coding sequence ATGCCATCGCGATCGACGCGAACACCTGAGATGACCACCGATCACCCGCCGGTAGAGGATTGGGCCGTCGACTTCGATCACACCGACGAGAGGTACGCCGCCAACCCGTTCCTGATCTGGGACGAGATTCGCTCGTCGGCCTGCCCGATCGCCCGCACGGAACGCTACGGCGGGGCTTGGCTACCCACCCGGCACGCCGATGTGTCGGCCATCGCCTACGACACCGATCACTTTTCCTCCCGCAGCATTCTGATGTCGGCGGTACGTCCGCCCCTCGAGGCCGCCCCGATGGGGATCGCGCCGCCCATCTCGTCGGACCCCCCGTTCCATGGGGGTGCCCGCCGCGTGTTGTTGCCCGCCTTTTCGCCTCAGGCGGTGGGGAAACTCGAGGCGTCCACCCGGGCCTACTGTGACGAACTCATCGACGCCATGCGGGGCCGGGAGGTCGTTGACGCCGCCACCGACTACGCCCAGAACATCCCCGTGCGGGTGATCGCCACCATGCTCGGGTTCCCTCTCGGCGATGACGACCGTTTCCGGGAGTTTGTGGTGGAAGTCATCGAGGGCGTGGACCTTCCCCCTGAGGCGCGGATGGATTCCATGGTGGCCCTCTATGATTATCTCCGCGCGCAGATCGAGGACCACACGGCCCATCCCCGCGACGACCTCACCAGTTTTCTGCTCAACGCGGAGATCGATGGGGAGCGGCTGGGGTTCGAGCATGTGGGTCGCACTATCGCGCTCTTGCTTTTGGCGGGGATCGACACCACCTGGAGTGCCATCGGTGCGTCACTGTTTCATCTCGCGTCCACGCCCGGCGATCGCGACCGCTTGGTGGCGGAGCCCGAGTTGGTTCCCACGGCGGTGGAGGAACTGCTGCGGGCCTACGCCCCGGTGACGATGGCGCGATTGGTCACGGAAGACATCGACTTCAATGGCTGCCCCATGAAGGCAGAGGATTGGGTGCTGCTCCCGTTCCCGGCGGCCAACCGCGACCCTGAGTTCCTGGCCGACGCCGCTCAGGTCGTCATCGATCGGGAGGTGAACCGCCACAGCGCCTTCGGGCTGGGCATCCACCGCTGTGCCGGCTCGCACCTGGCTCGGATGGAGCTGCGGGTCGCCCTCGAGGCCTGGCTGGATGCCTTCCCCACCTTTACCTTGGCCGACGCCGAGGCGGTGCGCTGGTCCGGCGGTCAGGTGCGGGGGCCCCGCCGCTTGCCCATCGCCATCGGCTGA
- a CDS encoding transcriptional regulator, producing MEHRAASGPRGIVRGPPRDDLALAQPLVSHHLRALRQAGVVRTERCGAFTYYVLDRAVLTKVASAPGQLGSAPQSPSRRPCWRAPRCPQRPCEHAKWTVWRALEREVNDRGTVNQRCQPACGALPSIRRPGRSGASRWRLPLSRWRWASGGAPAPDRRTSAPPRRRPR from the coding sequence CTGGAGCATCGTGCAGCGTCTGGCCCGCGAGGAATTGTGCGTGGGCCACCTCGGGACGATCTCGCCCTCGCCCAGCCCTTGGTGAGTCACCACCTTCGCGCCCTACGCCAAGCGGGCGTGGTGCGCACCGAACGGTGCGGTGCCTTCACCTACTACGTGCTCGACCGCGCCGTACTGACCAAGGTGGCCAGCGCCCCGGGGCAACTGGGTAGCGCTCCCCAATCCCCGTCGCGACGGCCATGCTGGCGAGCACCTCGGTGTCCACAACGGCCATGCGAGCACGCTAAGTGGACCGTCTGGCGCGCTCTTGAACGGGAGGTGAACGATCGCGGGACGGTGAACCAACGATGCCAACCCGCCTGCGGCGCGCTCCCCTCGATCAGACGACCTGGCCGATCGGGCGCCTCGCGATGGCGTCTACCCCTCAGCCGATGGCGATGGGCAAGCGGCGGGGCCCCCGCACCTGACCGCCGGACCAGCGCACCGCCTCGGCGTCGGCCAAGGTAA
- a CDS encoding SCP-2 sterol transfer family protein: MAHQFLSDEWLAEVQKLAEESDGEGGFPADAKINMVVTGGPAGDRELHVSDGSFGAGLIEAPTKITLAYTLARQMFVEGNQTAAMQAFMGGQIKVEGDMTKLMAMQNSGGDPAAAAAMQAKLLEITAPD; this comes from the coding sequence ATGGCCCACCAGTTCCTGTCCGATGAGTGGCTCGCCGAAGTTCAGAAATTGGCCGAAGAGAGCGACGGCGAGGGCGGGTTTCCGGCCGATGCCAAGATCAACATGGTGGTCACCGGTGGCCCCGCCGGCGATCGCGAACTCCATGTTTCCGACGGATCCTTCGGGGCGGGTCTCATCGAGGCGCCCACCAAGATCACCTTGGCCTACACCCTGGCCCGTCAGATGTTCGTGGAAGGGAACCAAACGGCGGCCATGCAGGCCTTTATGGGGGGCCAGATCAAGGTCGAAGGCGACATGACGAAGTTGATGGCCATGCAGAACAGCGGGGGCGATCCGGCGGCCGCCGCCGCCATGCAGGCCAAGTTGCTGGAGATCACCGCTCCCGACTGA
- a CDS encoding SDR family NAD(P)-dependent oxidoreductase — protein MKSFEKKLAVVTGGGTGMGRELVRQLAAEGCHVATCDVHLDTLEETLRLAEKDALPGTRLTMHRCDVADEAQMFAFRDEVVEQHHTDHVNLVFNNAGVGGGGSFVAGDRAEWDRTFAICWGGVYNGCRAFVPLLVASDEGHLINTSSVNGFWASLGPGIPHTAYSSAKFAVKGFSEALLEDFRLNAPHVQVSVVMPGYIGTDIVNNSQRVFGDREPVISDIKVGMERRGVSTAGMDDDTLRALAAGFGDMFRDHAPMTAAEATTVILNGVRSGTWRILVGDDAHKLDAAVRADPLSVYGANGLSLDLGEI, from the coding sequence ATGAAGTCGTTCGAAAAGAAGTTGGCCGTCGTCACCGGCGGGGGCACCGGGATGGGACGCGAACTCGTGCGGCAGTTGGCCGCCGAGGGTTGTCACGTGGCCACCTGCGATGTGCATCTCGACACGCTGGAGGAGACCCTTCGGCTGGCCGAGAAGGATGCGCTCCCGGGCACGCGACTCACGATGCATCGGTGCGACGTGGCCGACGAAGCGCAGATGTTCGCCTTCCGGGATGAGGTGGTGGAACAGCACCACACCGATCACGTCAACCTCGTGTTCAACAACGCGGGGGTGGGCGGTGGCGGGAGTTTTGTGGCTGGGGATCGGGCCGAGTGGGATCGCACCTTTGCCATTTGCTGGGGCGGGGTCTACAACGGCTGCCGGGCGTTCGTTCCGCTCCTGGTTGCGTCCGACGAGGGCCATTTGATCAACACGAGCAGCGTGAATGGGTTCTGGGCCTCGTTGGGACCGGGCATTCCCCACACCGCCTACAGTTCGGCCAAGTTTGCCGTCAAGGGCTTCTCGGAGGCGCTGCTGGAAGACTTCCGGTTGAACGCACCCCATGTGCAGGTTTCGGTGGTGATGCCTGGCTACATCGGTACCGACATCGTGAATAACAGTCAGCGCGTGTTCGGGGATCGTGAGCCGGTCATCAGCGACATCAAAGTAGGCATGGAGCGTCGCGGTGTTTCCACCGCCGGGATGGACGACGACACGCTACGGGCCCTGGCGGCGGGTTTCGGCGACATGTTCCGAGACCACGCACCGATGACTGCGGCAGAGGCAACCACCGTGATCCTCAACGGGGTGAGGTCCGGGACCTGGCGCATTCTGGTGGGGGACGATGCCCATAAACTCGACGCCGCCGTGCGGGCCGATCCGCTGAGCGTCTACGGCGCCAACGGACTCTCGCTGGATCTAGGCGAGATCTAG
- a CDS encoding LLM class flavin-dependent oxidoreductase — protein MSIVISAAFPPGLHTPDLIALAENLGYERAWVYDSPALYHDVWITLARAAERTERIGLGPGVLVPSLRHPMVNAAAIATLCDLAPGRVAVGIGAGFTGRHVLGQKPMRWADVRAHVMAIKGLLRGEEVEWEGRPIRMVHPSGFGAPRPIEVPILIGADGPKGNAVAEELGDGTMAAGAPNANATGEWRALLTFGTVLEDGETPRSARVIEAAGPGVAVVLHGMYERGGPEVVDRFPGGAEWRAGLEEIDARHRHLATHEGHLVELTDRDRAGLTGGLSELIGAFTLTAPAAEVTERLAAYAAQGITEVAYQPCGPDPQRELTAFATAAGL, from the coding sequence ATGTCGATCGTCATCTCCGCCGCCTTTCCTCCCGGGCTCCACACGCCCGACCTCATCGCCCTCGCCGAGAACCTTGGCTATGAGAGGGCATGGGTCTACGACTCCCCGGCGCTCTATCACGACGTGTGGATCACCCTCGCCCGGGCCGCCGAACGGACTGAGCGCATTGGCCTCGGCCCCGGCGTTTTGGTGCCGAGCCTGCGTCACCCGATGGTGAACGCGGCGGCCATCGCCACCCTGTGCGACCTCGCCCCCGGACGCGTGGCGGTGGGCATCGGGGCGGGGTTCACCGGGCGGCATGTGCTCGGCCAGAAGCCCATGCGCTGGGCCGACGTGCGGGCCCACGTGATGGCCATCAAGGGGTTGCTGCGAGGCGAGGAGGTGGAGTGGGAGGGCCGTCCCATCAGAATGGTTCACCCCTCCGGGTTTGGCGCCCCGCGACCGATCGAGGTGCCCATCCTCATCGGTGCCGACGGACCGAAAGGGAACGCCGTGGCCGAAGAACTCGGCGATGGCACGATGGCGGCAGGGGCACCCAATGCCAATGCCACCGGGGAATGGCGAGCATTACTGACGTTCGGAACGGTGCTGGAAGACGGCGAGACCCCCAGGAGCGCGCGGGTGATCGAAGCCGCCGGGCCGGGGGTGGCGGTGGTGCTGCACGGCATGTACGAGCGAGGCGGGCCAGAGGTGGTCGACCGGTTCCCCGGCGGGGCGGAATGGCGCGCCGGCCTCGAGGAAATCGACGCACGCCACCGCCACCTCGCCACCCACGAGGGCCACCTGGTGGAACTCACCGATCGAGACCGCGCCGGGCTTACCGGAGGGCTGAGCGAACTCATCGGAGCCTTCACCCTCACGGCACCAGCCGCCGAAGTTACCGAGCGCCTGGCCGCCTACGCAGCCCAGGGCATCACCGAAGTGGCCTATCAGCCCTGCGGTCCGGATCCGCAACGCGAGTTGACCGCCTTCGCTACCGCCGCCGGTCTCTAG
- a CDS encoding thioesterase family protein, with the protein MSETWSDLTIDGQDRRSDHALLGLEHVGPGRASFVLTQPLARFDGKLFGGTAIAVAVALAEVTTARPALWTTVQFISGATSIGDRFECTTEVLADGKSAAQVRVRALVEGREIFCALGATAHHKADRIESAFIPFPSVLTPSEAPPFELPLPPALRPVAAKAHRNIEMRSAEPLARAEGSHPHLRLWTRVPGSVATPAVMAYLADMVPLSITRAAGRSGAGSSIDNTMRFSGAATAEWVLLDLAPSFASGGYGHGGLRVWSPEGELLATGSQTSSLLLFG; encoded by the coding sequence ATGTCTGAGACTTGGTCCGACCTCACCATCGACGGCCAGGACCGCCGTTCTGATCACGCCTTGCTCGGTTTGGAGCACGTCGGGCCCGGTCGCGCCAGTTTCGTGCTCACCCAACCCCTGGCCCGCTTCGACGGAAAACTGTTCGGCGGCACGGCGATCGCCGTGGCAGTGGCCCTGGCGGAGGTGACCACGGCGCGTCCGGCGCTGTGGACCACCGTGCAGTTCATTTCGGGTGCCACCTCGATCGGGGACCGCTTCGAATGCACCACCGAGGTACTCGCCGACGGCAAGAGCGCGGCACAGGTGCGGGTTCGAGCGCTCGTGGAGGGCCGGGAGATCTTTTGTGCGCTGGGGGCGACGGCCCACCACAAGGCCGATCGGATCGAGTCGGCGTTCATTCCGTTTCCCTCGGTTCTCACCCCCTCGGAGGCCCCGCCCTTTGAGCTTCCACTGCCGCCCGCCCTGCGGCCCGTCGCCGCCAAGGCGCATCGCAACATTGAGATGCGCTCGGCCGAGCCGCTCGCCCGCGCTGAAGGTTCGCACCCCCATCTCCGGTTGTGGACCCGGGTGCCCGGATCGGTGGCTACCCCCGCGGTTATGGCCTATCTCGCCGACATGGTGCCGCTGTCGATCACCCGCGCCGCCGGACGCTCCGGTGCGGGCAGCAGCATCGACAACACGATGCGCTTCTCCGGGGCCGCCACCGCTGAGTGGGTCCTCCTTGATCTGGCTCCATCCTTCGCCTCCGGGGGCTACGGCCACGGAGGTCTGCGGGTGTGGTCTCCCGAGGGCGAGTTGCTCGCCACCGGGAGTCAAACCTCCAGCCTGTTGCTCTTCGGCTGA
- a CDS encoding LysR family transcriptional regulator: MDLRRLRLFLAVVDEGSFTAAADTVAVAQPAVSLAVRELETELGAPLLVRSRHGTRLTPAGEALVGPARQALRNIDHATAAVAAVTGLVAGRLDLASLPTLAADPMAELVGRFRRAHPAVTVRLGAPLTLADLAEDVRSGAAELGITEAGPANRLLEEIPLHHQELVAVSPPGGSKRALRLDRLGGVPLVLTPTGTSLRDTVETALDAAGVTAEVAVETAQRDALIPLVLAGAGTTFLPTTLARAARQLGATVQPTVPRLRRSLVVVHRTGPLGPAAERFLPLALPAG; this comes from the coding sequence ATGGATCTCCGTCGCCTCCGTTTGTTCCTCGCCGTCGTGGACGAAGGCAGTTTCACCGCCGCCGCCGATACCGTGGCGGTAGCCCAGCCGGCGGTGTCCTTGGCGGTGCGTGAACTCGAAACGGAACTGGGGGCACCCCTGTTGGTGCGCTCCCGGCACGGGACCCGCCTCACCCCGGCAGGAGAGGCGCTCGTGGGGCCCGCCCGGCAAGCGCTGCGCAACATCGACCACGCCACCGCCGCAGTAGCGGCGGTAACCGGTCTCGTCGCGGGGCGCCTGGATCTCGCCTCCTTACCTACGCTGGCGGCGGATCCCATGGCGGAGTTGGTGGGACGGTTCCGCAGGGCCCACCCGGCGGTCACCGTCCGGCTCGGGGCACCCCTCACCCTGGCCGACCTGGCCGAGGATGTGCGGTCCGGGGCGGCCGAACTCGGGATTACCGAGGCCGGTCCTGCCAACCGCTTGCTCGAGGAGATCCCCTTGCACCACCAGGAACTAGTGGCGGTGTCGCCGCCGGGAGGGTCGAAGCGCGCCCTTCGTCTCGACCGGCTCGGCGGGGTGCCCTTGGTGCTCACCCCCACCGGCACGTCGCTGCGCGACACGGTGGAGACGGCCCTGGACGCCGCCGGGGTAACCGCCGAGGTGGCCGTAGAGACGGCTCAGCGCGATGCCCTCATTCCGCTCGTGCTCGCCGGAGCCGGCACCACCTTCCTGCCCACCACCCTGGCCCGGGCGGCCCGCCAACTAGGGGCCACTGTGCAGCCCACTGTCCCGCGTCTGCGGCGCTCCCTCGTGGTGGTCCACCGGACCGGGCCGCTCGGCCCCGCCGCCGAGCGCTTCTTGCCCCTCGCGCTCCCGGCGGGCTAG